A section of the Gemmatimonadales bacterium genome encodes:
- the guaA gene encoding glutamine-hydrolyzing GMP synthase encodes MTVPAHHEGILIIDFGSQYTQLIARRVREAHVYCEIHPPSRTVDWIRRWKPKGIILSGGPNSVYGESVPTADPELLELGTPVLGLCYGMQILAQLSGGNVKRADRREYGRANVTVDGGKLFQGFGRGEETPVWMSHGDHVDVAPPGYRVTASSRNSPVAAIEHVERPLYGVQFHPEVAHTPRGGEILSNFLFEVCGCTPDWTAGHFVESEVARVAELVGPDKRVICGLSGGVDSSVAAVLVHRAVGDRLTCIFVDHGLLRMHEREQVESTFRRHLGIDLRVVDASAEFLARLAGITDPEEKRRRIGHTFIDVFEREARSVGPGAGFLVQGTLYPDVIESLSPLGGPSVTIKTHHNVGGLPERLPFQLLEPLRELFKDEVRQVGRELGLPEEMVGRHPFPGPGLAIRILGEVTPENLTILRRADQVYIEEIRAAGLYDDIWQAFAVLLPIRSVGVQGDGRTYDQVIALRAVTSRDGMTADWFPFPPDVLARVSNRIANEVDGVNRVVYDVSSKPPATIEWE; translated from the coding sequence GTGACCGTGCCGGCCCACCACGAAGGCATCCTGATCATCGACTTCGGCTCCCAGTACACCCAGTTGATCGCTCGGCGGGTGCGGGAGGCGCACGTCTACTGCGAGATCCATCCGCCGTCGCGCACGGTGGACTGGATCCGCCGGTGGAAGCCCAAGGGCATCATTCTCTCAGGCGGCCCGAACTCGGTCTACGGCGAGAGCGTTCCGACCGCCGACCCCGAGCTCCTGGAGCTCGGTACGCCGGTGCTGGGATTGTGTTATGGGATGCAGATCCTGGCCCAGCTCTCCGGTGGCAACGTCAAGCGGGCCGACCGGCGCGAGTACGGGCGCGCCAACGTCACGGTCGATGGCGGCAAGCTGTTTCAGGGGTTCGGCCGGGGTGAGGAGACTCCGGTGTGGATGAGCCACGGCGATCACGTGGACGTGGCGCCGCCCGGTTACCGGGTCACGGCGTCGAGTCGCAATTCGCCGGTGGCGGCGATCGAGCACGTGGAACGTCCGCTCTACGGCGTGCAGTTCCATCCCGAGGTCGCCCACACGCCGCGAGGCGGAGAGATCCTCAGCAACTTCCTGTTCGAGGTCTGCGGCTGCACCCCGGACTGGACGGCGGGACACTTCGTGGAGAGCGAGGTAGCCCGGGTGGCGGAGCTGGTCGGCCCCGACAAGCGGGTCATCTGCGGGCTCTCCGGCGGCGTCGATTCGTCGGTCGCGGCCGTGCTGGTGCACCGGGCCGTGGGTGACCGGCTCACCTGCATCTTCGTGGACCATGGGCTGCTCCGGATGCACGAGCGGGAGCAGGTGGAGTCGACCTTTCGCCGGCACTTGGGCATCGATCTCCGGGTGGTGGACGCCAGCGCGGAGTTCCTGGCGCGGCTGGCCGGGATCACCGACCCGGAGGAGAAGCGGCGCCGGATCGGGCACACCTTCATCGACGTGTTCGAGCGCGAGGCTCGCTCGGTGGGTCCGGGAGCCGGTTTCCTCGTGCAGGGGACGCTGTATCCCGACGTGATCGAGTCCCTCTCTCCCCTGGGCGGGCCGTCGGTCACCATCAAGACCCATCACAACGTCGGTGGGCTGCCCGAGCGGCTGCCGTTTCAATTGCTGGAGCCGCTCAGGGAGCTGTTCAAGGACGAGGTGCGCCAGGTGGGCCGAGAGCTGGGTTTGCCCGAGGAGATGGTGGGGCGGCACCCGTTTCCGGGGCCGGGACTCGCCATCCGGATCCTGGGCGAGGTCACACCCGAGAACCTCACCATCCTCCGGCGGGCCGACCAGGTGTACATCGAGGAGATCCGCGCCGCCGGTCTGTACGACGACATCTGGCAGGCGTTCGCCGTGCTGCTCCCGATCCGCTCGGTCGGGGTGCAGGGCGACGGCCGCACCTACGACCAGGTGATCGCATTGCGGGCGGTCACCAGCCGGGACGGAATGACGGCGGACTGGTTTCCGTTCCCGCCCGACGTGCTGGCCCGGGTGTCGAACCGGATCGCCAACGAGGTGGATGGGGTGAACCGGGTGGTGTACGACGTGAGCTCGAAGCCGCCGGCGACGATCGAGTGGGAGTGA
- the lysA gene encoding diaminopimelate decarboxylase: protein MGESVLTTDLLADAGLAREEGTLRLGGVALGEIAADVGTPVYVYNAAAIRSRYAVLDRALAAIPHRICFAVKANSTLGVLRVLRDAGAGADIVSGGEMARALAAGFAPDRIVFSGVGKTDAELRGAVRARLGHLNVESRAELERLSCIAAEERIPVSVGIRVNPDITTDTHPYISTGKSGIKFGIPADQVLAAAELVARHPMLELTTLAMHLGSQLADTLPFRQGIGRLLQLAEGVRAAGIESLRVIDIGGGLAIRYADERVMDPEQFAAAVVPLLRPSGYTVYVEPGRFLVGSAGVLLTEVIYRKHSGGKEFVVVDAGMNDLVRPSHYQAYHEIVELQSAGRSAERVDVVGPVCETGDFLALDRELPGVLAGDRLAVLGAGAYGFVMASNYNSRPRPAEVIVDRGRWWVARPRERVDELFQTERVVP from the coding sequence GTGGGCGAAAGCGTACTGACCACCGACCTCCTGGCCGACGCCGGGCTCGCGAGAGAGGAGGGGACGCTCCGGCTGGGCGGCGTGGCGCTGGGCGAGATCGCCGCGGACGTGGGCACGCCGGTGTACGTCTACAATGCCGCCGCCATCCGCTCGCGCTACGCGGTCCTCGATCGGGCCCTGGCGGCCATTCCCCACCGCATCTGCTTCGCGGTCAAGGCCAACAGCACGCTCGGCGTGTTGCGGGTGCTGCGGGATGCGGGCGCCGGCGCCGATATCGTCTCCGGAGGCGAGATGGCGCGGGCACTGGCCGCGGGCTTTGCCCCGGACCGGATCGTCTTCAGCGGGGTGGGGAAGACCGATGCGGAGCTCCGCGGCGCAGTGCGGGCCCGGCTCGGCCATCTCAACGTGGAGTCGCGCGCGGAGCTCGAGCGGCTGTCGTGTATCGCCGCGGAGGAACGGATCCCGGTGTCGGTCGGGATCCGGGTGAACCCGGACATCACCACCGACACCCATCCCTACATCTCGACCGGGAAGAGCGGCATCAAGTTCGGTATCCCGGCCGACCAAGTCCTTGCGGCCGCGGAGCTGGTGGCCCGCCACCCGATGCTCGAGCTCACCACGCTGGCGATGCATCTGGGCAGCCAGCTCGCCGACACACTCCCCTTCCGCCAGGGAATCGGTCGCCTGCTGCAACTCGCCGAGGGGGTGAGAGCAGCAGGTATCGAGTCACTCCGGGTCATCGACATCGGCGGTGGGCTCGCCATCCGGTACGCCGACGAGCGCGTCATGGATCCGGAGCAGTTCGCCGCCGCGGTGGTCCCGCTCCTCCGCCCCAGCGGCTACACCGTCTACGTCGAGCCGGGCCGCTTCCTGGTGGGGAGTGCCGGCGTGCTGCTCACCGAGGTCATCTACCGGAAGCACTCGGGAGGCAAGGAGTTCGTGGTGGTGGATGCGGGGATGAACGACCTGGTCCGGCCCAGCCACTACCAGGCGTACCATGAGATCGTGGAGCTGCAATCCGCCGGGCGCTCCGCGGAGCGGGTGGACGTGGTGGGCCCGGTGTGTGAAACGGGTGATTTCCTGGCGCTCGACCGCGAGCTGCCTGGCGTGTTGGCCGGCGACCGGCTCGCGGTGCTCGGGGCCGGGGCCTACGGTTTCGTGATGGCGTCCAATTACAATAGCCGGCCTCGCCCCGCCGAGGTGATCGTAGACCGGGGACGCTGGTGGGTCGCCCGGCCGCGGGAGCGAGTGGACGAGCTGTTTCAGACGGAGAGGGTCGTACCGTGA
- the proS gene encoding proline--tRNA ligase, translating into MAENKALTPRAADFSAWYNELIARAELADYSPVRGCMVIRPNGYAIWEQMQRALDQMFKDTGHQNAYFPLFIPQSFLSREAAHVEGFAPETAVVTHGGGKELEEPLVVRPTSETIIYAMYAKWIQSYRDLPVLINQWANVVRWEMRTRLFLRTTEFLWQEGHTAHATEAEAEEETLRMLGVYRTFMEEWMAMPVVTGRKTDSERFAGALRTYSCEALMQDNKALQAGTSHNLGQNFARAFEVTFQTAGGELDHVWNTSWGVSTRLVGALIMTHGDDAGLVCPPRLAQHQVVIVPIYRTDEERGTVLEASDRMRKELAGAGIRVHLDVRDGMKPGAKYYEWEGRGAPLRLEVGPRDVAASAVVLARRTGGKKENLQMAGIAAQVHEIMNRMQSDLLETARARREAASIRGATKAQFLAHMEANGGFVYAGFCGDPACEAEIKEKTKATIRVLPDEEFRSAVAPTSCMWCGRPSVTEAVWAKAY; encoded by the coding sequence ATGGCTGAGAACAAGGCGCTCACTCCCCGCGCGGCCGATTTCAGCGCCTGGTACAACGAGCTCATCGCCCGGGCCGAGCTGGCCGACTACAGTCCGGTCCGCGGGTGCATGGTCATCCGGCCCAACGGCTACGCCATCTGGGAGCAGATGCAGCGCGCCCTGGACCAGATGTTCAAAGACACCGGGCACCAGAACGCCTACTTCCCACTCTTCATCCCCCAGAGCTTCCTCTCCCGCGAGGCGGCGCACGTCGAGGGCTTCGCGCCGGAGACGGCGGTGGTGACCCACGGTGGCGGCAAGGAGCTGGAGGAGCCGCTGGTGGTTCGGCCCACCTCCGAGACCATCATCTACGCGATGTACGCCAAGTGGATCCAGAGCTACCGGGATCTCCCGGTGCTGATCAACCAGTGGGCCAACGTGGTCCGCTGGGAGATGCGGACCCGGCTCTTTCTCCGGACCACCGAGTTCCTCTGGCAGGAGGGCCATACGGCGCATGCCACCGAGGCGGAGGCGGAGGAGGAGACCCTCCGGATGCTGGGGGTGTACCGGACCTTCATGGAAGAGTGGATGGCGATGCCGGTGGTGACCGGCCGGAAGACCGACAGCGAGCGGTTCGCGGGCGCGCTCCGCACCTACAGCTGCGAAGCGCTGATGCAGGACAACAAAGCGCTCCAGGCGGGCACCAGCCACAACCTCGGCCAGAACTTCGCCCGGGCATTCGAGGTGACCTTCCAGACCGCGGGCGGCGAGCTGGACCACGTCTGGAACACGTCATGGGGCGTGTCGACCCGCTTGGTGGGAGCGCTCATCATGACGCACGGTGACGACGCCGGTCTGGTATGCCCGCCGCGGCTGGCGCAGCACCAGGTGGTGATCGTGCCGATCTACCGGACCGATGAGGAGCGCGGCACCGTGCTCGAGGCCTCCGACCGGATGCGGAAGGAGCTGGCCGGCGCGGGCATCCGGGTGCATCTCGACGTCCGCGACGGGATGAAGCCCGGCGCCAAGTACTACGAGTGGGAGGGACGCGGTGCCCCGCTGCGCCTCGAGGTCGGTCCGCGGGACGTGGCGGCAAGCGCGGTCGTGCTCGCCCGGCGGACCGGGGGGAAGAAAGAGAACCTGCAGATGGCGGGGATCGCGGCCCAGGTGCACGAGATCATGAACCGGATGCAGAGCGATCTGCTGGAGACCGCCCGGGCGCGGCGGGAGGCGGCCAGCATCCGCGGGGCCACCAAGGCGCAGTTCCTGGCTCACATGGAGGCCAACGGCGGCTTCGTGTACGCCGGCTTCTGCGGCGACCCGGCCTGCGAGGCCGAGATCAAGGAGAAGACCAAGGCCACCATTCGGGTCCTGCCGGACGAGGAGTTCCGCTCGGCCGTGGCCCCGACCAGCTGCATGTGGTGCGGTCGCCCCAGCGTTACCGAGGCGGTGTGGGCGAAAGCGTACTGA
- the hisS gene encoding histidine--tRNA ligase, producing MQTKALPGFREFYPADLALRSHIFRTWRAVAARYGFEEYDGPPLEPLELYTAKSGDEIVGQLYNFIDKGGREVALRPEMTPTLARMVAARANGMKKPIRWFAIPQLFRYERQQRGRLREHFQLNCDLIGEPGPLGDAEVIALAVDVMRAFGLGPRDVRVRVSDRRVLRTLLLDAGVSEAQLDTAYGAVDKIERVDRPALAAQLEAARFASPAIDRVFEIAALRGLPAVEAALAAAPGGEAAAAPLRGLVQALEAMGLADFLEVDLTIVRGLAYYTGTVFELFDAGRSLRAICGGGRYDSLLQALAGVDLPAQGFGMGDVVLTELLRDRGLLPDTVSSIDAFLAGVTEDDLPHVLALAHDLRDAGLRVEYALNAQAVGRQLKLADARNARLAVVIGPDDRARGEVMVKDLVSKSQGAVSRQDAVAHLLTHVTTGAPRHG from the coding sequence ATGCAAACCAAGGCCCTGCCGGGATTTCGGGAATTTTACCCCGCCGATCTCGCATTGCGCTCCCATATCTTCCGCACCTGGCGCGCCGTGGCCGCCCGCTACGGCTTCGAGGAGTACGACGGGCCGCCGCTGGAGCCGCTCGAGCTCTACACCGCCAAGAGCGGCGATGAGATCGTGGGCCAGCTCTACAACTTCATCGACAAGGGCGGACGCGAAGTCGCCTTGCGGCCGGAGATGACGCCCACGCTGGCCCGCATGGTGGCAGCCCGGGCCAACGGGATGAAGAAGCCGATCCGGTGGTTCGCCATCCCCCAGCTCTTCCGCTACGAGCGGCAACAACGGGGGCGGCTTCGAGAGCACTTCCAGCTCAACTGCGATCTGATCGGCGAGCCGGGCCCGCTGGGCGACGCCGAGGTCATCGCGCTGGCGGTCGATGTCATGCGCGCGTTCGGGCTGGGCCCTCGGGACGTGCGCGTGCGGGTGTCGGATCGGCGGGTGCTGCGCACACTGCTGCTCGACGCGGGCGTCAGCGAGGCCCAGCTGGACACCGCCTACGGGGCGGTGGACAAGATCGAGCGGGTCGATCGGCCTGCGCTGGCCGCCCAGCTCGAGGCCGCCCGGTTTGCCTCCCCGGCGATCGACCGGGTGTTCGAGATCGCGGCGCTCAGGGGACTCCCGGCGGTCGAGGCCGCGCTGGCAGCGGCGCCGGGAGGAGAGGCGGCGGCGGCACCGCTCCGCGGGTTGGTCCAGGCGCTCGAGGCGATGGGGCTTGCCGACTTCCTCGAGGTCGATCTCACCATTGTGCGCGGTCTGGCGTACTACACCGGTACCGTCTTCGAGCTGTTCGACGCGGGCCGGAGCCTCCGTGCCATCTGTGGCGGCGGGCGCTACGACTCGCTGCTCCAGGCGCTTGCCGGCGTCGATCTCCCGGCCCAGGGCTTCGGCATGGGCGACGTGGTCCTGACCGAGTTGCTCAGGGATCGCGGCTTGTTGCCCGACACGGTGTCGAGCATCGATGCGTTTCTCGCCGGAGTGACCGAAGACGATCTGCCTCACGTCCTGGCCCTGGCCCACGACCTTCGGGATGCCGGACTCCGGGTGGAGTACGCGCTCAACGCCCAGGCGGTGGGCCGGCAGCTCAAGCTGGCCGACGCCCGGAATGCCCGGCTGGCCGTTGTCATCGGTCCGGACGACCGCGCCCGCGGCGAGGTGATGGTCAAGGACCTGGTCTCCAAGTCGCAGGGCGCGGTATCCCGCCAGGACGCGGTCGCGCACCTCCTCACCCACGTGACCACCGGTGCACCCCGTCATGGCTGA